The Sphaerospermopsis torques-reginae ITEP-024 genome has a window encoding:
- a CDS encoding cation:proton antiporter, translating to MQFLNTINFTVPLLANATATEPVDSSMVVAAVLLSLVVIYFASKLGGELSNKIGLPPVLGELVGGVLVGTSVLHLLVFPEGGTDSSNSLIMTFLQITAGLTPEATPQVFAAQSEVISVLAELGVIILLFEIGLESNLKDLMEVGIQAFVVAVVGVVVPFAAGTAGLMIIFGISAVPAIFAGAALTATSIGITSKVLSEIGRLNSKEGQIILGAAVIDDVLGIIVLAVVASLAKDGAVDVSNVIYLIVSATAFLIGAVILGNVFNKTFVAIADTLKTRGGVVIPAFIFAFIMAYIADVINLEAILGAFAAGLVLEETDKRKELQNQVLPIADMLVPVFFVAVGAKTDLGVLNPAIPTNREGLIMAIFLITVAIIGKVITGLAVFGQPGINRLAIGVGMIPRGEVGLVFAGVGAASGALSKPLGAAIIMMVILTTFLAPPLLRFVFPEPKTAATVDGATDPSLN from the coding sequence ATGCAGTTTTTGAACACAATCAACTTTACAGTTCCCCTATTGGCTAATGCCACAGCCACAGAACCCGTAGACAGTTCAATGGTAGTAGCAGCCGTGCTACTGAGTTTAGTAGTAATTTATTTCGCCAGCAAACTGGGAGGCGAACTATCCAACAAAATCGGTTTACCACCCGTTTTAGGTGAACTCGTTGGTGGTGTGCTAGTCGGTACATCGGTTTTGCATCTGTTGGTATTTCCAGAAGGAGGTACAGACAGTTCCAACTCCTTAATTATGACATTCCTGCAAATCACCGCTGGGTTAACTCCAGAAGCAACTCCCCAGGTTTTTGCAGCACAGTCAGAGGTAATTTCAGTTTTAGCCGAACTGGGTGTAATTATCCTGCTGTTTGAAATTGGCTTGGAATCTAATTTAAAAGACTTAATGGAAGTCGGTATCCAAGCTTTTGTAGTCGCAGTAGTGGGCGTAGTAGTACCCTTTGCCGCAGGTACAGCAGGTTTAATGATCATCTTTGGTATCAGTGCAGTACCCGCAATTTTTGCCGGTGCAGCTTTGACAGCTACCAGTATCGGTATTACCTCCAAAGTGCTATCAGAAATAGGAAGATTAAATTCCAAAGAAGGCCAGATAATTCTCGGTGCAGCGGTAATAGATGACGTATTGGGAATCATCGTTTTAGCCGTAGTTGCTAGTTTGGCCAAAGATGGCGCAGTAGATGTAAGCAACGTCATTTATTTGATCGTGAGCGCCACAGCTTTTCTTATTGGTGCAGTCATCCTGGGTAACGTTTTCAATAAAACCTTTGTAGCGATCGCTGATACACTCAAAACACGCGGTGGAGTAGTTATCCCAGCATTCATTTTCGCCTTCATCATGGCCTACATCGCTGATGTCATCAACTTAGAAGCAATTCTGGGAGCATTTGCAGCAGGTTTAGTTCTGGAAGAAACCGATAAACGGAAAGAACTGCAAAATCAAGTTTTACCTATTGCGGATATGCTAGTTCCAGTTTTCTTCGTTGCCGTTGGCGCAAAAACCGACTTAGGAGTATTAAACCCAGCAATTCCCACCAACAGAGAAGGTTTAATTATGGCAATCTTCCTGATCACAGTCGCCATTATTGGTAAAGTGATCACAGGTTTGGCCGTATTTGGTCAACCAGGTATCAACCGTCTAGCCATCGGTGTGGGTATGATTCCCAGAGGTGAAGTAGGTTTGGTATTTGCCGGTGTTGGTGCAGCTAGTGGCGCTCTCTCAAAACCACTAGGAGCAGCAATCATTATGATGGTAATTCTTACTACCTTCTTAGCTCCTCCTCTGTTAAGATTCGTTTTCCCCGAACCAAAAACCGCCGCTACCGTAGATGGTGCTACTGATCCATCATTAAATTAG